Proteins found in one Seonamhaeicola sp. S2-3 genomic segment:
- a CDS encoding DUF423 domain-containing protein — protein MTQDIIIITGALFGMLSVVFGAFGAHALKKILSKEQLKSFETGVKYQMYHALALLMLGFNFNYCTQAMYWCFTLGIIFFSFSIYGLVLSDAKGNKLRLLGPITPLGGLLLIIGWVQIILNLL, from the coding sequence ATGACTCAAGATATTATTATTATTACTGGAGCCCTATTTGGTATGCTATCAGTAGTTTTTGGTGCCTTTGGCGCACATGCTTTAAAGAAAATATTATCTAAAGAGCAATTAAAAAGTTTTGAAACCGGTGTAAAGTACCAAATGTATCATGCGTTAGCACTACTAATGTTAGGTTTTAACTTTAATTATTGTACACAAGCTATGTATTGGTGTTTTACTTTAGGCATCATCTTTTTTTCATTTAGCATTTACGGGTTGGTTTTAAGTGATGCTAAAGGAAATAAGCTTAGGTTGTTAGGACCAATTACACCTTTGGGTGGTTTACTTCTAATTATTGGATGGGTACAAATTATACTTAATCTTTTATAG
- a CDS encoding BT0820 family HAD-type phosphatase, producing the protein MNFSKHLIIAVDFDGTIVEDAYPGIGKPKLFAFETLKKLQDKGHRLILWTYRHGSKLDEAVNFCKEHGIHFYAVNKSFPEENFNNDVSRKIHADIFIDDRNFGGFPGWGEIYQQLTNTTPKLQKKKGFLGLFK; encoded by the coding sequence ATGAATTTCAGCAAACACTTAATTATTGCAGTAGATTTTGATGGTACCATTGTAGAAGATGCTTACCCTGGTATTGGTAAACCTAAGTTATTTGCTTTTGAAACCTTAAAAAAACTACAAGATAAAGGCCACAGACTTATTTTATGGACCTACAGACATGGCTCTAAACTTGATGAGGCTGTAAACTTTTGCAAAGAACATGGCATTCATTTTTATGCCGTAAATAAAAGCTTTCCTGAAGAAAACTTTAATAACGATGTAAGCCGAAAAATTCATGCAGACATTTTTATTGATGACAGAAACTTTGGTGGATTTCCTGGTTGGGGAGAAATTTACCAACAACTAACAAACACTACGCCTAAACTTCAAAAGAAAAAAGGATTTTTAGGATTGTTTAAATAA
- the map gene encoding type I methionyl aminopeptidase — protein sequence MIVIKTKEEIELMRESALIVSKTLGVLAKEIKPGVTTLQLDKIAEEHIRDHGAEPGFLGLYDFPNTLCMSPNEQVVHGIPNATPLEEGDIISIDCGALKNGFYGDHAYTFAVGNIDSETEKLLKITKESLYVGIREFKANNRVGDVGYAIQQYCEAHGYGVVRELVGHGLGKKMHEDPEMPNYGRRGKGKKFIEGMVVAIEPMINMGTHRIKQHRDGWTITTLDKKPSAHFEHDVALVDGKPELLSTFAYIYDALGIESDEEAEFRQEALVL from the coding sequence ATGATAGTAATAAAAACTAAAGAAGAAATTGAGTTAATGCGCGAAAGTGCACTAATAGTATCTAAAACATTAGGAGTTTTAGCTAAAGAAATAAAGCCTGGTGTTACCACTTTACAATTAGACAAAATTGCAGAAGAACATATAAGAGACCACGGTGCAGAACCCGGTTTTTTAGGGTTATATGATTTCCCTAACACGCTCTGTATGAGTCCTAATGAGCAGGTAGTTCATGGTATTCCCAATGCAACCCCTTTAGAAGAAGGCGATATTATTTCTATAGATTGTGGCGCACTAAAAAATGGATTTTACGGAGACCACGCCTATACTTTTGCTGTTGGAAATATAGATTCTGAAACCGAAAAACTATTAAAAATCACTAAAGAATCACTATATGTTGGTATTAGAGAATTTAAAGCTAATAACCGCGTTGGTGATGTAGGTTACGCTATTCAACAATACTGTGAAGCCCATGGTTACGGTGTTGTTAGAGAATTGGTTGGTCATGGATTAGGTAAAAAAATGCATGAAGATCCTGAAATGCCAAACTATGGCAGACGCGGAAAAGGGAAAAAATTTATTGAAGGTATGGTAGTAGCTATAGAACCTATGATTAATATGGGTACACACCGTATAAAACAACATAGAGATGGTTGGACTATTACTACATTAGATAAAAAACCTAGTGCACACTTTGAGCATGATGTAGCTTTAGTTGATGGTAAACCAGAACTGCTTTCAACATTTGCTTATATATATGATGCCTTAGGAATTGAAAGTGATGAAGAAGCCGAATTTAGGCAAGAAGCCCTAGTGCTTTAA
- a CDS encoding class I SAM-dependent methyltransferase — protein sequence MKKLFRLVLNLVPRPILIRLSYLVRPILAFFLKGNNFTDPIDNKGFKSFLPYGYGNQRNNVLSPSTLSLERHRLLWLYLKNETNFFTSPKKVLHFAPEQAFYKRFKKMANLDYVTTDLNSPLADVKADICNLPFKDNEFDVILCNHVLEHIPNDTKAMEELFRVLKVGGMGIFQIPQDLSRKTTFEDNSITDKKERAKIFGQYDHVRVYGRDYFNKLRSIGFKVDEVDYTSQFSEKEIERYCLAKGEIIPVVYK from the coding sequence ATGAAAAAACTTTTTAGGCTTGTATTAAACTTAGTACCTAGACCTATTTTAATTAGGTTAAGTTACCTAGTTAGACCTATTTTAGCTTTCTTTTTAAAGGGAAATAACTTTACTGACCCTATTGATAATAAAGGTTTTAAATCTTTCTTACCGTATGGTTATGGCAACCAACGTAATAATGTGCTTTCACCCTCTACCCTTTCATTAGAAAGACACAGATTACTTTGGCTATATTTAAAAAATGAAACCAATTTTTTTACTTCGCCAAAAAAAGTGCTTCACTTTGCCCCTGAACAAGCGTTTTATAAAAGGTTTAAAAAAATGGCAAATTTAGACTATGTTACTACAGATTTAAATTCGCCTTTAGCCGATGTAAAAGCCGATATTTGTAACCTTCCTTTTAAAGATAATGAGTTTGATGTTATTTTATGCAATCATGTTTTAGAACATATTCCTAATGACACCAAAGCTATGGAAGAGTTATTTAGAGTTTTAAAAGTTGGTGGCATGGGCATCTTTCAAATACCACAAGATTTGTCTAGAAAAACAACTTTTGAAGACAACAGCATTACCGATAAAAAGGAACGCGCAAAAATATTTGGACAGTATGATCATGTTAGGGTGTATGGACGCGATTACTTTAATAAACTAAGAAGTATTGGCTTTAAAGTTGATGAAGTTGATTATACCTCTCAATTTTCAGAAAAAGAAATTGAAAGATATTGTTTAGCTAAAGGAGAAATAATTCCAGTTGTTTACAAATAA